Proteins encoded within one genomic window of candidate division KSB1 bacterium:
- the recA gene encoding recombinase RecA, with protein MSNNEREKEEKLKALELAITQIDRQYGKGSIMRLGDDRARLAIDVIPTGAISLDAALGVGGVPRGRIIEIFGPESSGKTTLALTITAQAQKLGGLAAFIDAEHALDSVYAKKLGVDTDNLIISQPDTGEQALEITETLVRSGALDIIVIDSVAALVPKSEIEGEMGDAQVGLQARLMSQAMRKLTGVISKSNVCVIFINQIREKIGVMFGNPETTTGGRALKFYSSVRLDIRRVASVKDGDEVTGSRVKVKVVKNKVAPPFREAEFDIMYGTGISTEGDLADMAINLGLIEKSGTWFTVGQERIQGRENLKRFLLENQDVLKDLDQKIRKKVGLIKEETPAPDAEVKEAAKEAKAARPAAKV; from the coding sequence ATGAGCAACAACGAGAGAGAGAAGGAAGAAAAACTTAAAGCGCTGGAATTAGCCATCACACAGATCGACCGGCAATATGGCAAAGGCTCGATCATGCGGCTGGGCGACGATCGCGCCAGGCTGGCGATCGACGTCATTCCCACCGGCGCGATTTCGCTGGACGCGGCGCTCGGCGTCGGCGGCGTGCCGCGCGGCCGCATCATCGAAATTTTCGGGCCGGAATCGAGCGGCAAAACCACGCTGGCCTTGACGATTACCGCGCAGGCGCAAAAACTCGGCGGCCTGGCGGCGTTCATCGACGCCGAACACGCGCTCGATTCGGTGTATGCCAAAAAACTCGGCGTCGATACCGATAATCTCATCATCTCGCAGCCGGACACCGGCGAGCAGGCACTGGAAATTACCGAGACGCTGGTGCGCAGTGGCGCTCTCGACATCATCGTCATCGATTCCGTTGCCGCGCTCGTTCCAAAATCCGAAATCGAAGGCGAGATGGGCGACGCGCAAGTGGGCTTGCAGGCGCGTCTCATGAGCCAGGCCATGCGAAAATTAACCGGCGTCATCAGCAAATCGAACGTCTGTGTGATATTTATAAACCAAATTCGCGAAAAGATCGGCGTGATGTTCGGCAACCCCGAAACCACCACCGGCGGCCGCGCCCTGAAGTTTTATTCCTCGGTTCGGCTCGATATTCGCCGCGTCGCTTCCGTAAAAGACGGCGACGAAGTCACCGGCAGCCGCGTCAAAGTTAAAGTCGTCAAAAACAAAGTGGCGCCGCCGTTTCGCGAAGCTGAGTTCGATATCATGTACGGCACCGGCATTTCCACCGAGGGCGATCTCGCCGACATGGCGATCAATCTCGGCTTGATCGAAAAAAGCGGCACGTGGTTCACGGTGGGGCAGGAACGCATACAAGGCCGCGAAAATCTCAAACGCTTCCTCCTCGAGAATCAAGACGTGCTGAAAGATCTTGACCAAAAAATCCGCAAAAAAGTCGGCTTGATTAAAGAGGAAACGCCGGCGCCGGACGCCGAGGTGAAAGAAGCGGCCAAAGAAGCAAAAGCCGCGCGCCCGGCAGCGAAAGTTTGA
- a CDS encoding recombination regulator RecX — protein sequence MICMLNEGQQSFFDDAASQQQFHSALAKAYRLLAVRARSEKELREALKRAGFAQEMIDSVIADCKQQGFVDDAGFARQFVQNRLRNRPAGRARLAVELRQKGIEASTIASVLDEVLKPANQIELAEQLAQKQRKRLANLPPPKARQRLADFLRRRGFDWETIQGTELWKELDK from the coding sequence ATGATCTGCATGCTGAACGAAGGGCAACAATCTTTTTTCGATGACGCCGCCTCGCAACAGCAGTTCCATTCAGCTTTGGCGAAAGCGTATCGCCTGCTGGCCGTCCGCGCCCGCAGTGAAAAAGAGCTGCGCGAAGCTTTGAAGCGCGCCGGCTTCGCCCAAGAGATGATCGACTCGGTAATCGCGGATTGCAAGCAACAGGGCTTTGTCGATGACGCCGGTTTCGCGCGGCAATTCGTGCAAAACCGCTTGCGCAATCGTCCCGCCGGCCGAGCGCGCTTGGCGGTGGAATTGCGGCAAAAAGGAATCGAGGCGTCGACGATTGCGTCAGTGCTCGACGAAGTTTTGAAACCGGCCAATCAAATCGAGCTTGCCGAGCAACTTGCGCAAAAACAGCGCAAACGTTTGGCGAATTTGCCGCCGCCGAAAGCGCGCCAACGCCTGGCGGATTTTCTCCGCCGCCGCGGGTTCGATTGGGAGACGATTCAGGGGACGGAGCTTTGGAAAGAGTTGGATAAATGA
- a CDS encoding type II toxin-antitoxin system HicB family antitoxin, which translates to MTPKYEIIPYWSNEDCVFVAEVPELPGCMAHGKTQEKALLNAKKAIRLRYRRQACQQAPCGNA; encoded by the coding sequence ATGACGCCGAAATATGAAATCATCCCTTACTGGAGCAATGAAGATTGCGTCTTTGTGGCAGAAGTGCCGGAATTGCCCGGTTGCATGGCGCATGGAAAGACGCAGGAAAAAGCGCTTTTAAATGCAAAGAAGGCCATTCGGTTGAGATATCGAAGACAAGCTTGCCAGCAGGCACCATGTGGAAACGCATGA
- the alaS gene encoding alanine--tRNA ligase translates to MKSTEVRQSFLDFFKSKGHTIVPSAPVVPLDDPTLLFTNAGMNQFKNIFLGLEKRDYVRVADTQKCIRASGKHNDLEDVGFDTYHHTFFEMLGNWSFGDYYKAEAIEWAWELLTQIWGLPKDRIYATVYRTDDEAEKLWKKIAGLPSERVQRFDEKDNFWEMGETGPCGPCSEIHIDLTPDKSGVRLVNAGDPRVMEIWNLVFIQYNREADKSLKELPAKHVDTGMGFERVLSVLNGKRSNYDTDLFTPVIEKVSELSGKGYDFENGVAHRAIADHLRCLSFAIADGALPSNEGRGYVLRRILRRAARFGRKLGFHEPFFYKLVPVLVDIMGEAFPELKEKHNYVSLVIKAEEESFNNTIDRGLEIFEKIVTNVSSKKAAVIPGDEAFRLYDTYGFPLDLTQMMARERGLSVDETGFNAAMEKQRDQSREAGKWEYQADFTPESWRQISKGAESRFVGYTDYEIDSEIRRLHFDGEHVLLTLADTPFYAEAGGQVGDTGRIEGEGFAVEVLDTRKIGSHIVHVGKLASGKIENPKVVAKIDTARRLATARHHTATHLLHQALRDAVGRHVTQTGSLVAPDHLRFDVTHFQKIEPAQLEDIEGAVNEHIRKDIEIETFQMPYHEARRLGAMAIFEEKYGDIVRVVKIGDYSLELCGGTHLHHTGEAGMFTLVSESSAAAGVRRLEALAGKMSEDWLRRERHVADELRALLHCHRDELPDKVRELLDGRKQLERELRELRLKFSKQEILALANQAQVLNGLRLVTAKVEAANVDDLRAMSDTLRDKLGTGVGVLAAVLDGKINFVCVVTDDLIKQKNLRAGDIVKKVAAVVGGSGGGRPHQALAGGKDVHRLDEALRHVSDIVREMNDRG, encoded by the coding sequence ATGAAGTCAACCGAAGTACGCCAATCGTTTCTGGATTTTTTCAAAAGCAAGGGGCACACCATCGTCCCCTCGGCGCCGGTGGTGCCGCTGGATGATCCGACGCTGCTGTTTACCAACGCCGGCATGAACCAGTTCAAAAATATTTTCCTCGGCCTGGAAAAACGGGATTACGTTCGCGTGGCTGACACGCAAAAGTGCATTCGCGCCAGCGGCAAGCACAACGATCTTGAAGACGTCGGCTTCGACACGTATCATCACACGTTTTTCGAGATGCTCGGTAACTGGTCGTTCGGCGATTACTACAAAGCCGAGGCCATCGAGTGGGCGTGGGAGCTGCTCACCCAAATTTGGGGATTGCCCAAAGACCGCATCTACGCCACCGTCTATCGCACTGATGACGAGGCAGAAAAGCTTTGGAAAAAAATTGCCGGGCTGCCGAGTGAGCGCGTGCAGCGTTTCGACGAGAAGGACAATTTTTGGGAAATGGGCGAGACCGGCCCCTGCGGGCCGTGCTCGGAAATTCATATCGATCTCACGCCGGATAAATCCGGTGTCCGGCTGGTCAACGCCGGCGATCCGCGCGTAATGGAAATTTGGAATCTCGTTTTCATTCAATATAATCGCGAGGCAGACAAGTCGCTGAAAGAATTGCCGGCGAAGCATGTGGACACCGGCATGGGCTTCGAGCGCGTGTTGAGCGTGCTGAATGGCAAACGCTCGAATTACGACACCGATTTGTTCACGCCGGTCATCGAAAAAGTCAGCGAGCTTTCCGGCAAAGGGTATGATTTTGAAAACGGCGTCGCACACCGCGCCATCGCCGACCATTTGCGTTGCCTTTCATTCGCGATTGCCGACGGCGCCTTGCCTTCCAATGAAGGGCGCGGTTATGTGTTACGTCGCATTCTGCGCCGCGCCGCGCGTTTTGGCCGCAAGCTCGGATTTCATGAGCCGTTTTTTTACAAGCTCGTACCGGTGCTGGTCGATATTATGGGCGAGGCGTTTCCGGAATTAAAAGAAAAGCACAATTACGTCTCGCTCGTCATCAAAGCCGAGGAGGAAAGCTTCAACAACACGATTGATCGCGGCCTCGAAATTTTTGAGAAGATCGTCACGAATGTGTCAAGCAAAAAAGCCGCCGTCATTCCCGGCGATGAGGCGTTCAGACTTTACGACACCTACGGTTTTCCGCTCGATCTCACGCAAATGATGGCCCGTGAACGGGGGCTTTCGGTTGACGAAACCGGTTTCAACGCCGCGATGGAAAAGCAGCGTGATCAATCGCGTGAGGCCGGCAAGTGGGAATATCAAGCCGATTTCACGCCTGAAAGCTGGCGGCAAATTTCCAAAGGCGCGGAGTCGCGTTTTGTCGGCTATACGGATTATGAAATCGACAGCGAGATTCGCCGGCTGCATTTCGACGGCGAACATGTTTTGCTCACGTTGGCAGATACGCCGTTCTACGCCGAGGCGGGCGGACAAGTTGGCGACACCGGACGGATCGAAGGTGAGGGCTTCGCCGTCGAAGTGCTGGATACGCGCAAAATCGGCTCGCATATCGTGCACGTTGGCAAGTTGGCAAGTGGCAAGATTGAAAATCCGAAAGTCGTTGCGAAAATCGACACCGCAAGAAGGTTGGCCACGGCACGGCATCACACCGCCACGCATTTGCTGCACCAGGCGCTGCGCGACGCCGTCGGCAGGCACGTGACGCAAACCGGCTCGCTCGTCGCGCCGGATCATCTGCGTTTTGACGTGACGCACTTTCAGAAGATCGAGCCGGCGCAGCTCGAAGACATCGAAGGCGCGGTGAATGAGCACATTCGAAAAGACATCGAGATCGAAACTTTTCAAATGCCATACCATGAAGCGCGCCGGCTCGGGGCGATGGCGATTTTTGAAGAGAAATACGGCGACATCGTGCGCGTGGTGAAAATCGGCGATTACTCGCTCGAATTGTGCGGCGGCACGCATCTGCATCACACCGGTGAGGCCGGTATGTTCACTCTCGTGAGCGAATCATCGGCGGCCGCCGGCGTGCGCCGCCTGGAAGCGCTTGCCGGAAAAATGTCGGAGGATTGGCTGCGCCGCGAGCGCCACGTTGCCGACGAGTTGCGTGCGCTGTTGCATTGCCATCGCGATGAGCTGCCGGACAAAGTCCGCGAGCTGCTCGACGGCCGAAAACAGCTCGAGCGTGAGCTGCGCGAGCTGCGTTTGAAATTTTCCAAGCAGGAAATTCTTGCGCTGGCGAACCAGGCTCAAGTTTTGAACGGGTTGCGCCTGGTTACAGCCAAAGTCGAGGCCGCCAACGTCGACGATTTGCGCGCGATGAGCGACACGTTGCGCGACAAGCTCGGCACCGGCGTCGGCGTGCTGGCCGCGGTGCTGGATGGAAAAATCAACTTCGTCTGCGTCGTCACCGATGATTTGATCAAACAAAAAAATTTGAGAGCTGGCGACATTGTCAAGAAAGTCGCGGCTGTGGTTGGCGGTTCCGGCGGCGGCCGGCCGCATCAAGCCCTCGCCGGCGGCAAGGATGTTCACCGCCTCGACGAGGCGCTGCGCCACGTCAGCGATATTGTTCGGGAGATGAACGATCGCGGATAA
- a CDS encoding geranylgeranylglyceryl/heptaprenylglyceryl phosphate synthase, which yields MADKLSQPPAAKAASSGKVLDYLLQTRAQRGAGYLVLIDPDKWEIKQLPDIAAAASENGADAILIGGSLLMKSSFDEIVKAIKSAANVPCIIFPGSTIQISRHADAILFLSLISSRNADYLIGVQVLAAPVIRLLGIEPIPTGYMLIESGRVTSAEFMSNSRSIPRDKNDIAQATALAAEFLGMRLVYLEAGSGADFPVTPEMVGAVSSFVNIPVIVGGGIRTPEEAEKRVKAGAAFVVTGNVLEKSINRNLIREFAQAIHAT from the coding sequence ATCGCGGATAAGCTTTCACAACCCCCGGCCGCGAAAGCAGCAAGCAGCGGCAAGGTTTTGGATTATTTGCTGCAAACGCGTGCGCAGCGCGGCGCCGGCTATTTGGTGCTGATCGATCCCGACAAGTGGGAGATCAAGCAGTTGCCAGACATTGCGGCGGCGGCGAGCGAAAACGGCGCCGACGCCATTCTCATCGGCGGCAGCCTGCTGATGAAATCGAGTTTTGATGAAATCGTCAAGGCGATCAAAAGCGCGGCGAATGTTCCCTGCATTATTTTCCCCGGCAGCACGATTCAAATTTCCCGCCACGCCGATGCGATTCTTTTTTTGTCGTTGATCAGCAGCCGCAACGCCGATTATCTCATCGGGGTGCAGGTACTGGCGGCGCCGGTGATTCGCCTGCTCGGCATCGAGCCGATTCCCACCGGCTACATGCTGATCGAATCCGGCCGCGTCACCTCGGCGGAATTTATGAGCAACTCGCGTTCGATTCCGCGCGATAAAAACGACATCGCGCAAGCCACGGCCCTGGCCGCGGAGTTTTTGGGGATGCGCCTGGTTTATCTCGAAGCCGGCAGCGGCGCGGATTTTCCAGTCACACCGGAAATGGTCGGCGCGGTGTCGAGCTTTGTCAACATTCCGGTGATTGTCGGCGGCGGCATTCGCACGCCCGAAGAAGCCGAAAAGCGCGTCAAAGCCGGCGCCGCGTTTGTCGTCACCGGCAATGTTTTGGAAAAAAGCATCAACCGCAATTTGATTCGTGAATTCGCGCAGGCGATTCACGCAACATAA
- a CDS encoding O-antigen ligase family protein has translation MEIRAERAAYVFFIIMLAFSQISIAGTQIALSFCILFFLIYWQHERPRLPGSGSEAPYAALILILLVASILSARPWTSLFNLRKLGLIVMLYLTLWLINSRPRLLTAHIVLLFSLAAMSLFEIIRSGLADSRLRWATHGITVTYGVVIMMSLLMLLSVRSALRPLLHACGLPKLFLEKYYFALLLLVIIIAFVLAGVRSAFVGFAAGLFCLAILKERRLLLYFMLVVAFAFILGPPNLQERLAAIFKVRGDLSNEGRVLLWQTGWRIFLAKPWLGWGWRDLVVVYPDFAPAGADLTKHPFHIGHVHNNFLQMAIIAGAFGLAAFIWLLFVIGRKLYLVFRQLSNSYLRDTALGAFCAFVGYLVASQFDWSFGDEEITMALWLIVGLGFAAERLAKTEQQDCDLVLGT, from the coding sequence GTGGAAATTCGTGCTGAACGTGCCGCCTATGTTTTCTTCATCATCATGCTGGCGTTCAGCCAAATCTCGATTGCCGGAACTCAGATTGCTCTCAGCTTTTGCATTTTGTTCTTTCTCATTTATTGGCAGCACGAAAGACCGCGCTTGCCGGGCAGCGGCAGCGAAGCACCTTATGCTGCACTGATATTGATTCTTCTGGTCGCCTCGATTCTTTCCGCACGTCCGTGGACGAGCTTGTTTAATCTGCGCAAGCTTGGATTGATCGTGATGCTTTATTTGACGCTGTGGCTGATCAACAGCCGCCCGCGCTTGCTAACGGCGCACATTGTTTTGTTGTTTTCACTCGCGGCCATGAGCCTGTTTGAAATCATCCGCAGCGGTCTCGCTGATTCGCGCTTGCGATGGGCGACGCACGGCATCACCGTGACCTACGGCGTCGTCATCATGATGTCGCTACTGATGCTCCTGTCGGTTCGCAGCGCGTTGCGGCCATTGCTGCACGCTTGCGGCCTGCCGAAATTGTTTCTCGAAAAATATTACTTCGCTCTGCTGTTGCTGGTTATCATCATCGCCTTCGTGCTGGCCGGCGTGCGCAGCGCTTTTGTGGGATTCGCGGCGGGATTGTTTTGTTTGGCCATTTTGAAAGAGCGCCGATTGTTGTTGTATTTCATGTTGGTCGTCGCGTTCGCATTCATACTTGGCCCGCCCAATTTGCAAGAACGGCTCGCCGCTATTTTTAAAGTGCGCGGCGATTTGAGCAACGAAGGCCGCGTGCTGTTGTGGCAAACCGGCTGGCGGATTTTTCTCGCGAAGCCGTGGCTCGGCTGGGGTTGGCGCGATCTCGTCGTTGTGTATCCCGATTTCGCGCCGGCCGGCGCCGATCTCACGAAACATCCTTTTCATATTGGCCACGTGCATAATAATTTTTTGCAAATGGCGATCATCGCCGGCGCCTTCGGCCTTGCGGCGTTTATCTGGCTGTTGTTTGTCATCGGCAGGAAGCTCTATTTGGTATTTCGACAACTGTCGAACTCCTATCTCCGCGACACCGCACTCGGGGCGTTTTGTGCGTTCGTCGGTTATCTCGTTGCCAGCCAGTTTGATTGGAGTTTTGGCGATGAAGAAATCACCATGGCGTTGTGGCTCATCGTTGGGTTGGGCTTTGCAGCGGAGCGGTTGGCAAAAACCGAGCAGCAGGACTGTGATCTGGTGTTGGGAACGTGA
- a CDS encoding BatA domain-containing protein, producing MFGFLNTTLLWALAAIALPLLIHLLTRRKLRVVTVSTIAFLKRLEKEKIRRLKLRQLLLLLLRMLIVALLVLAFTRPTLRHDQSALAQRAAASAVVILDNSLSMASASEGASLLAQARNQAQRLAALFAPGDEVFLITAAKPARLVSPSAFLTPESFSSAVAAISQSAGETDLAGALALAREKLAASRNVNREIFVFSDGRAELNIAASPSNQSKPAVEAIRGLRGYVIRFDKTLTNNLLLQAATLGNQIFERSKTFEVVATVTNNGRNDINNRLVHLFLNGKRVAQQTIDVPAGTERRVTFRAVPDTTGFMFGRFELEDDDLMLDNTRGFVFFIPPQRRVLAVSGHPEDLAYIRLAFNPHENQTANTWHEIAAGDLSAERFENYDGIVLANVPRLSESVASRLINYLNGGGGVMIFLGSDVDLRNYNELLLSRIQAGVFGATMGQLAANGAPAAGDNFIKLGRIDFSHPVFSGIFEKSDKAPRLDSPVFHFAVQMQLANGALPVIEYANGYPFLVERRAGSGTLLIFTSAATEQWSDLAFKGLFAPLTHRCLAYMTQGRDNQRESQFVGEELVANLRVPATTVEMELPDGDRRKLPVKIAGQNYQVRYAGADQPGAYRLWQTTSDSSLRRGNLLQTWAVNFNPNELKLPPLPEEILRAAMGGAVAFISPETDIVAAVRQARFGSELWRYFLAAAIIAMLVEMWLSRSGRASAKKFHS from the coding sequence ATGTTCGGCTTCCTCAACACCACTTTGCTCTGGGCCCTCGCGGCCATCGCCCTCCCGCTTCTCATTCACTTGTTGACCCGCCGGAAATTGCGCGTCGTCACCGTCAGCACCATCGCCTTTTTGAAACGGCTGGAAAAAGAAAAAATCCGCCGGCTCAAATTGCGGCAATTGCTTCTGCTGCTGTTGCGCATGCTGATCGTCGCGCTGCTGGTCCTGGCGTTTACGCGCCCGACGCTGCGCCACGACCAGTCGGCGCTGGCGCAACGGGCCGCGGCCTCGGCGGTCGTCATTCTCGACAACTCGTTGAGCATGGCTTCGGCTTCCGAGGGCGCATCGTTATTGGCGCAGGCGCGAAATCAAGCCCAGCGCTTGGCGGCGCTCTTTGCGCCCGGCGACGAGGTTTTTCTGATCACCGCCGCCAAACCGGCGCGCTTGGTTTCGCCGTCGGCTTTTTTAACCCCGGAAAGTTTTTCCAGCGCTGTGGCCGCGATTTCGCAATCTGCCGGCGAAACCGATCTGGCCGGCGCATTGGCGCTCGCCCGGGAGAAACTTGCCGCCAGCCGCAACGTCAATCGCGAGATTTTCGTGTTTTCGGATGGCCGCGCGGAATTGAATATTGCGGCCTCGCCCTCCAACCAATCAAAACCCGCCGTCGAAGCTATTCGCGGCTTGCGCGGCTACGTGATTCGTTTCGACAAAACGCTCACCAACAATTTGCTGCTGCAAGCCGCGACGCTGGGCAACCAGATTTTCGAGCGCAGCAAAACCTTCGAAGTCGTTGCGACGGTGACGAACAACGGCCGCAACGACATCAACAATCGTCTCGTCCATCTTTTTCTCAATGGCAAGCGCGTGGCGCAGCAGACCATCGACGTTCCGGCGGGAACCGAGCGCCGTGTCACCTTTCGCGCCGTGCCCGACACCACCGGTTTCATGTTCGGCCGCTTCGAGCTGGAAGACGATGACTTGATGCTGGACAACACCCGCGGCTTCGTTTTTTTTATTCCGCCGCAGCGCCGCGTGCTGGCGGTTTCCGGACATCCCGAAGATTTGGCCTACATTCGTCTCGCGTTCAATCCCCATGAAAATCAAACTGCGAACACCTGGCATGAAATCGCTGCCGGCGACCTCAGCGCCGAGCGGTTTGAAAATTACGACGGCATTGTCCTGGCGAACGTGCCGCGTCTGTCCGAATCCGTCGCGTCGCGTTTGATAAACTATCTGAACGGCGGCGGCGGTGTGATGATTTTCCTCGGCAGCGACGTCGATTTGCGGAATTATAACGAGCTTTTGCTTTCGCGAATTCAAGCCGGGGTTTTCGGCGCGACGATGGGGCAATTGGCCGCCAACGGCGCGCCAGCCGCCGGCGACAATTTTATCAAGCTGGGACGAATTGATTTCTCGCATCCAGTTTTCAGCGGCATTTTTGAAAAGAGCGACAAAGCGCCGCGCCTCGATTCGCCGGTTTTTCATTTCGCCGTGCAGATGCAACTGGCCAACGGCGCCCTGCCGGTCATCGAATATGCCAACGGCTATCCGTTTCTCGTCGAGCGCCGCGCCGGCAGCGGGACGTTGCTGATTTTTACTTCGGCGGCGACCGAGCAATGGTCGGATTTGGCGTTCAAAGGTTTGTTTGCGCCCTTGACGCATCGCTGCCTTGCGTACATGACGCAAGGCCGCGACAACCAGCGCGAGTCGCAATTCGTCGGCGAGGAATTGGTGGCCAACCTGCGTGTGCCGGCGACAACCGTCGAGATGGAACTCCCCGACGGCGACCGGCGGAAGCTTCCGGTCAAAATCGCCGGACAAAACTATCAAGTCCGTTACGCCGGCGCCGATCAGCCCGGAGCGTACCGGCTTTGGCAGACAACCAGCGACTCGTCGCTGCGCCGCGGAAATCTTTTGCAAACCTGGGCGGTTAATTTCAATCCGAATGAATTGAAACTGCCGCCGCTTCCCGAGGAAATTTTGCGCGCGGCGATGGGCGGAGCTGTCGCGTTTATCTCGCCGGAGACGGACATCGTCGCGGCGGTCCGGCAAGCCCGCTTTGGCTCCGAGCTGTGGCGGTATTTCCTCGCCGCCGCGATTATCGCGATGCTGGTCGAGATGTGGCTGTCGCGCAGCGGGCGGGCATCGGCAAAAAAATTTCACTCCTAA
- the hflX gene encoding GTPase HflX: MIEIPQPPIRERALLVGTTGHGVSRYECEDSLRELSQLADTAGADVVDTIVHNRPRVDPAYFIGKGKAEFVANLAQEQNIDVVVFDDDLSPTQAKNLENLCDTKIVDRSGLILDIFARRAKTREARTQVELAQLQYLLPRLTRQWTHFSRQVGGIGTRGPGETQLESDRRLVRQRISLLQKELEKIELQRSVRRQRREGIFKAALVGYTNVGKSTLLNALTDAGVFVEDRLFATLDSTVRHVNFPNHAAPKNNGAVLLIDTVGFIRKLPHHLVASFKSTLEEAREADLLLHVVDVTHPLFEEQMAVVRQVLEELKLNELPILHVFNKVDALQETGLINRLEETHAPAVFVSASRGMFLDELRCRILEFARRDEEELAVDVPIANSALVARLHSLAQVMEKNYEDHTVHLRLRASHVAAEKIRCLLAENRN, translated from the coding sequence ATGATCGAAATTCCCCAGCCCCCCATTCGTGAACGCGCGTTGTTGGTCGGCACCACCGGCCATGGCGTGTCGCGCTATGAATGTGAAGATTCCCTGCGCGAATTGTCGCAACTCGCCGACACCGCCGGCGCCGACGTCGTCGACACCATCGTGCACAACCGGCCGCGCGTCGATCCGGCTTATTTCATCGGCAAAGGCAAAGCCGAGTTCGTCGCCAACCTGGCGCAGGAACAAAATATCGACGTTGTGGTTTTCGACGATGATTTGTCGCCGACACAGGCCAAAAATTTGGAAAACCTGTGCGACACCAAAATCGTCGACCGCAGCGGCTTGATTTTGGACATTTTCGCGCGCCGCGCCAAAACCCGTGAAGCCCGCACCCAAGTCGAGCTGGCGCAGTTGCAATATTTGCTGCCGCGGCTCACCCGGCAATGGACGCACTTCTCCCGGCAGGTCGGCGGCATCGGCACGCGCGGCCCCGGCGAGACCCAGCTCGAAAGCGACCGCCGTCTGGTGCGCCAGCGCATCAGCCTGCTGCAAAAAGAATTGGAGAAAATCGAATTGCAGCGCTCGGTGCGCCGGCAGCGCCGTGAGGGGATTTTCAAAGCGGCGCTGGTCGGATACACCAACGTCGGCAAATCGACGCTGCTCAACGCGCTCACCGACGCCGGAGTTTTTGTCGAAGACCGTTTGTTCGCCACGCTGGATTCGACCGTGCGCCACGTGAATTTTCCCAATCATGCGGCGCCGAAAAACAACGGCGCCGTTCTGCTCATCGACACCGTCGGTTTCATCCGCAAGCTGCCGCATCATCTGGTCGCTTCATTTAAAAGCACGCTGGAAGAAGCGCGCGAAGCGGATTTGCTGCTGCACGTTGTCGATGTCACCCATCCTCTTTTTGAAGAGCAAATGGCGGTGGTGCGGCAAGTTTTGGAAGAGCTGAAGCTCAACGAGCTGCCGATTCTGCACGTCTTCAACAAAGTCGACGCCTTGCAGGAAACCGGTTTGATCAACCGTCTCGAAGAGACACACGCACCGGCGGTTTTTGTTTCCGCCAGCCGCGGCATGTTTCTCGACGAATTGCGCTGCCGCATTTTGGAATTTGCCCGCCGCGATGAAGAGGAACTGGCCGTCGATGTGCCCATCGCCAATTCGGCGCTGGTGGCGCGGCTGCACTCGCTGGCGCAGGTGATGGAAAAAAATTACGAAGATCATACCGTTCACCTCCGCTTGCGTGCCAGCCACGTCGCCGCGGAGAAAATCCGGTGCTTGCTGGCGGAAAATAGAAATTGA